In the genome of Longimicrobiales bacterium, one region contains:
- a CDS encoding FAD-dependent oxidoreductase — protein MNLPRPSVRRISPNTSDVIVVGAGIIGLAAAHALLEAGSSVRIVEQFEPGTGQSTRTGGGIRVAHGSEINVQMAQLSLPTWLNFEQKFGIDPRYQQTGHLFLTSKDTNGLTTQADLLNSLGVHCDVLSREELCVLWPSLGVTGFQAGNYCKTGGYLDHHRVVEGFAQKVQAGGAHLEFNTRVEGILRDDDRVIGVRTSEGLFTGETVVNAAGPHAGVISSLAGLEVPFVSRRHELLILEQTAQVPESIPWLIDIDQQVHMRPDGSGRALVGGFLGHDDPSNPDSYDQAVSKRWSTAVREQASRSFRLTGPNSAVLSGWAGLYPGTVDYLPVLERSIPGLVTAAGFSGTGLMHAPVVGQIVADLVRGGTTSVLDISSLQSSRFAEEKKTLDFTGF, from the coding sequence ATGAATCTCCCGCGACCTAGTGTTCGAAGGATCAGCCCGAACACAAGTGACGTGATCGTCGTCGGGGCAGGCATCATTGGACTTGCCGCCGCTCACGCCCTTCTAGAAGCGGGAAGCAGCGTGCGGATTGTTGAACAATTCGAACCGGGAACTGGCCAATCAACCAGAACTGGTGGAGGAATCCGAGTTGCCCACGGATCTGAAATAAACGTTCAAATGGCACAACTCAGTCTTCCAACTTGGCTCAACTTTGAGCAGAAGTTCGGTATCGACCCCCGCTACCAGCAAACGGGCCACCTTTTTCTCACTTCGAAAGACACCAACGGCCTGACGACTCAAGCCGACCTACTCAATTCACTAGGAGTCCACTGCGATGTCTTGAGCAGGGAAGAACTCTGTGTACTCTGGCCGTCACTGGGTGTTACGGGCTTCCAAGCCGGCAACTACTGCAAGACCGGTGGATACCTCGACCATCATCGCGTAGTTGAGGGATTCGCCCAGAAGGTGCAAGCAGGCGGAGCGCATCTCGAATTCAACACACGAGTCGAGGGAATCCTTCGAGACGATGACAGGGTCATAGGAGTCCGCACTTCAGAGGGCTTGTTTACCGGCGAGACCGTCGTCAACGCTGCCGGGCCACACGCCGGAGTGATCTCCTCGCTTGCTGGACTCGAGGTCCCGTTCGTATCACGTCGCCACGAACTCCTGATCTTGGAACAAACAGCCCAAGTTCCCGAAAGCATCCCTTGGCTCATCGATATCGATCAGCAGGTGCACATGCGTCCTGATGGCTCGGGGCGGGCGCTTGTTGGCGGTTTCCTTGGCCACGACGACCCAAGTAATCCAGACAGCTATGACCAAGCCGTGTCGAAGAGATGGTCAACCGCTGTACGCGAACAAGCATCTCGGTCTTTTCGCCTCACTGGACCCAACTCCGCAGTCCTAAGTGGGTGGGCCGGCCTCTACCCTGGAACCGTCGATTATCTTCCCGTGCTCGAACGGTCGATTCCAGGCTTGGTTACTGCTGCCGGATTTTCCGGCACAGGCCTCATGCACGCTCCCGTTGTAGGCCAGATCGTTGCGGACCTCGTCAGAGGCGGGACCACCTCTGTCTTAGATATCTCCTCACTTCAATCCAGCCGCTTCGCCGAAGAGAAGAAGACTTTGGACTTCACCGGCTTCTGA